GCCTAGACATGTGCGCCGCCTGGCCACAGAACAACCTGAAGTCATGCAAATGACCTCGCAATGCGCCAAAAGCCCGACTTCCGAGATGGTTGCACGCCACGCTGTAGCAACTGTGCAGCAGAGCTTTGTTGCCGTCATCGTGGTCGCAGTGTCAAGAAGTATTGATTTCCGAATTATTTTACTGCTACGTTCTATtgcattttattatttttatgaATTTATTTCTTCATAAGTTTGCAAAGCATGGCCTTTAAATATTGTTTTTATTCGAGAATTTAAAACTAAAGAAAAACATTATAACAGTGTTATTGAACAATTTGGACCATGAAATGAGATCTTTCTACCATAGAGTTTTACactagtgagaaactctatgctttcTACGAAATTTTGTTTCAAAGCAGTATGGACGCAggcaccaccatcatcatcataacatGTTTTTGTGGCCATGTGCCCTTGCTGACCAAAACCAAAACTTAAAACTCTATGCCTACCTATGCCCGCATTTGCTAAATGCTAAATCATGGAGTTCCTGCTAGATATGCTGGATAGTTTGTATATGTGTTCTGTGGATATACTACCAGGTTCTAGGTACCACGGCCGTGCTGTACACTCTACCTCACAGCCAGTGGTTCGAAGGACCTTGGTGGTTCAATGACTTTGCGGGTCTTCGGTCTGCAGTCAGTGTAGGAGGTGAAGCGATGGGTGGAAGCTGGTGTTGCGTTGAGGGCTGCACGAATAGGTCAACGAAGACGAACGGTGTCTGTTACCACAGGTTTCCTTCCGAGAGCGCTCTTCGCAAGAAGTGGCTTTGTGCTGTGCGGCGCGTCGTCTGGTCCCCGGATAAAAACGCTTGCGTGTGCTCTGACCACTTCACTCCGGACTGCTATAGAGACAGCGTGTACTTGATGGAAGCCTTTGGGCTCGCAAAAGCAAACCACGGCAGACGCCTGAAGGAAGACGCCGTGCCAACGCTGTTCGTGCACACGAAGCGCAGCCACCCACCATTACCGCGATGGAGAGCGGTGAAGCGACGACGAGCTCAGGTAAGTTATGCCAAAGAGCATGTTCATTGTTGGGTGAGGCTGCCTAGTGTCCCTGCCGAATGGTTTGGTTGCATGCATGGAAATCAAGAGGGACATAGTTCGGTCAGACTTGCTATCGTCGGTACCATGGCCTGTCGTGGTGTTTTTGTGAATTTCTTACAGTAGCTGCGTGCATTTTCTAAATGATCGCTTAAGGATATGAACCCAGACAAAAAAGTCTTGCTGATCTGTGAAATGTTTCCGATGATATAGCACCAGTGCAACCTTGAAAGTGTTGGGAACAAGcttggtaatatatatatatattttttacatcACTTGCTGTGCTCTCACAGTGGGCAATTTATTAAAGCTAGTGCACTTCTCAGCTGCGAGAGTCGAATACACAGCCTGGGTGCCATTAGCGTGTGCCACAGTGTACTTTTATCTTTTGGTTTGTGAACAGCTTGCCCAAGAAGCTCTCAGTGATGCGAAGCAGCTTGATGGTTCTGTGCAGTGTAGCAAGTGTGGTCCTAGCTGCAAAGCCACGACTAGCTTGAGGGGCAGTGATGAGCAAACAGCTTCCTGTGCGAGTGCCACAGCAGAGCACAAGTGTGACTTTGCTGGCAAGACACATCACATTGGTCACAGAACAAGGGCTGCACAAACTTGTCCCAAGAATCCATCTGTTGGTGAGAAATAGTTACTATTGATATGACTGGAAAAACTGGGTACTTGTGAAGAACATCACATATATTTTATGTGTCGCAGGTATTCAGGCCAGTCCTGTGTTTATAAAGGACAGCAGTGTCCAAACGGATGCCACTGTGCTGTGAGAAACCACAACAGTAGCCAAGGCACTTCTGTCCTGCACCAAAACCAAATTTTGATGTCCCAGATCTTGGTGCAAACAGGTATGAACTGTCAACAATGGCCAGATTGAGAATGAAAAATGCTTTTGAACAGTAGTTGTAAACACAGTATACATAAGTTTCAATTCTTTTGTCAGGTCAGGCTACCTTAGTGACAGCTAGTTTGGGTCTGATGAATCGGACAAACCCGTTGcgctggcttagcggctatggcatcGTGCTGCGTAGCTTGAGAAcacaggttcgattcccggctgcggtggccgtGTTTTGATAGGGGCAAGATGCAAAAATTCTTGTGTCATGAGCTTGCATACCAAAGGGTGACGCTGAGTAAACTTGCAATATACTTTCTTATAAAGCATGTCTTATCAGTGTGGAAGTGGATAGCAGTGCTCTTAATTCCCTCTTGGGCAGCTTGTGAAATCTGTGAATGCTTAACTTGCAACTTGCCTATTTATTTATAACAGTTTTTTAAATTATTTGCAGCAGTCAGTAAAACCGAGGAATGCACtcagtgcttttctttttgtctgcaGGCCTCCTGCACCAGAAACACCTGCACATGACTGGGCAGCAAATAAAAAATGCACAATTTTTCACTTTTGCATCATTGAGGTTCTGACAAAGTGATTTTGTGGAGGGTTGGAGAGCACAGTTATGAAATTCAGTGGAACAAATGCACGGAATATCGTCCAGTCGATTTGTGCAGCCACTACATGTGCCAAAACCCATATGATAAATTGGTGCATTCAACCCACGGCTGAGGGCTAGTCCCTGGGCAGTGTGCTCTTATGCTCTACTGTCCTTGTCACTGGGAGCAACCCGACTGATGTTTATACACTCTTATGTATAATAGGGGTAGAGTTACCTGCCacagtagcttagtggctatggtgttgcgctgctaagcactaggtcgcgggatcaaatccccgccgcagtggctgcatttcgatggggcgcgaaatgcaaaaatgcctgtgtcccgtgcattgggggcacgttaaagatcccttggtggtcaaaaaatggcatgcctcgtaatcaagtcgtggttttggcacgtaaaatcccagaattcaattcagttaGGTGGAAAGTCACTACAAAATAACCCAGTACTTTCAATACCAAAGGTGCTATCTTCTCCCAGCCATTGGGTAGGGTTTGTACTAGTAATGTTGTAATTTAAATGACAAGAGCTGTAGTCAAGTTATCACAGTTAAGCTAAAGCTTAATGCATGCCCACTGTTTACGGAAAGGACACACTCAAAAGATACCAAAGCACAGAAATATTGTTACCAAGCGCTGCTCAAGACAAAGCTGAGGACAATACAGAAGACAACGaagctctctgatgtcgcgcggactggTTTTCCATCTTGTATGCCAGTGGACGCATTgcaaatatcctgtaaatataatttaaacctccctttccccgtaacattttggtggaggtgtgggCTGTCCAAGACGCACAATGAATTTACGCAGTGGGCGCTCCTAGGCTGCATCGGCAATGTAAGCTCAAGGCGAGAATGCTTCGGGCCCGTTGCCACCCATGCTCACCGTCATCCTGGCACAATCGTGCGACCCTGGCACCTTTTCTGGAACGGATAACACCGAGATTGAAGGTTGACTTCAGCTCTACGAACGAGTGAGCACGAGCAATCACTGGGACCAGACCGTCATTCTCGCTAACCAGATTTTTTACCTCGCGGGAAGGGCACGCATTTAGTttgagacccacgaagaggagctcaccagctgggacttGTGCAAACAAATGCTCactgatttgtttggcaagcgtCCATCATATGTTTAAAGTGATGCCGTTTGGGTTACGTAATGCCCCGGCTATATTTGAACATATGATGGACACTCTCCTACACAGTTTCGTGTGCTATCTGcgtgtgctacctcgatgacattaTTGTCTTTTCACCAAGTTTTGCCATGCACCTCAAGCGTCTTTCGATAATTCTTTCTGTTTTTTACAAGGCTGGGCTTCAGCTTAATTAatcaaaatgccacttcggccgccaGCAACTTGCTGTGCTCGGACACCTTGTCGATTCTTCCGGCGTCTGCCCCGATCCAGAGAAAGTTCGTGCCGTCAAGAATTTCCCCATGCCGACTATGGCCAACGACGttcgaagctttgtgggcctctgctcatactttagccggttcgtacgcaatttcgctGACATTGCACGTCCTCTCACAGAACTTCTCAAGAAAAATGCGTTTTTTGTCTGGGGTCCGGAACAAGCTACTGCGTTCGCTGAGCTTACCATGCGACTCACTTCACCACCAGTTCTAGCCCATTTTGACATGACCACTCTaacggaagttcgaactgatgccagtgtTCACGGAATCGGCACTGTTTTAGCTCAGCGCCAGCAAGGTTGCGACCGTGTTATTGCATATGCTAGCCGTTTTCTGTCCCAAGTGGAGTGTAATTACTCCATTACTGAATGCGAGTGCCTTGCCCTCGTTAGGGCAGTgggcaaatttcgcccctacttgtacggccggcCATTCACAGTCATTACcgtacctgccaagtctcccggatttggaccatttctttcggttgtacggttgacaggaaaatctcccagAAATTGCTGTTGTGTCCGGTTCCTGCATTCAGCGCTTTGTCAGgtcacattggcaaaaaaaaaaaaaatctaacccaatctaatccagttagaagttcatcgcgcaaaacattgttaagaaaatagtagggaaaccctatacatgcacTATTTCGTTAACTGcagagccgctccttacgctCACGAGATTTTTGGGTGCCATAGTGGCCCTAGTCCCATTAAGCTAGCCAGCGAATGCCGCCTTCCCCAACTAGCAACACTATATatagactctccatcgttctcctcggcatcagccgctctggcattgcataggcctatggtcagtcatggctttaaaagcaaggagcgctagtccaaaaagtatcttcaagtatttttaatgtagggctcagccgaagtgacgctgggtattttgttgataccacagagcaatgcagagtgcgagcagCAATTTAACATTgtgaaaaatacgaggacgcagtgccgcgCGTCCATGTATCGCTGGTTCAAGACGCCGGAAAACGCCATCCTCGCAAAATGTGAGAGAAATGGAATTTCTTGCAATCAAACATCATCTGAATAATTTTTGAACACCCACCGTGCTTGCTTAGTGGcattggcattgcgctgctaagcacgagttcgcgggatcaaatctaggccgcggcggccgcatttcgtttgcggcgaaatgcaaaaacgcatgtGTGCCATCcattgggtgcaccttaaagaaccccaggtgttagaaattaatccggagttccccactaccgcgtgcctcataatcagatggtggttgtgggacgtaagacccAAGAATTGAATTAAATGTTTAAGAATTGACTGACGCCCCCGCTCCGGTCGAAAGATCTCCCCGATTTAGTTTctccgaacttggcaggtatgtattaCCGACCATCATGCCTTATGCCGGCTTTTATTGCTAAAGGATCCTACTGGCTGTCTTGGTCGGTATGCTCTACGACTCCGAGTACTCATTCACAGTTGTGCATAAGAGCAGCCAATTGCATGAAGATGCTGgttgcttgtcgcgccatccagtaGACTCACCGGAGCTTGCCAACAGTTGTGAGGGTACCTGCGTGCTGTTGCTTACTGCATTTCAGAACATCGGAGATGAGGAATGCCGTGACCCCTACTTCTGAGATGTCGTTCTCCGGCTGACTTCTGAGGCACCTTCCCCTTCTCTGTGTATGTTTGTGCTGCAGGATGGTGTCTTGTAGCATTACAACAtgcaccctgacggtcctgaacTGCTCTTCGTTATTCCTACACACATGCGTCAAACTGTCCTCACACAGCTACATCACATTCCTCCGCGGGTCACCTTGGAGTCTCTAGGCATTTACCATTCCATCAGCCGTTAGGTCAATTCCTGTGAAAAatgccagcgccacaagaaaccagcagtacacacagctggccgccttcaacccctTGACGTACCATCGGAACCATTCTTTAGGGTTTCGATttgaccttcttggccctttCCTGCTATCTGTCTGTGGAAATAAGTGGATAGCAGTCGCTACCGAATACACGACCCGGTACGCAATCACTCGGGCACTTCCAACCGTCGTTGCTGACTTCCTGCTCGAAGACATTgtacttcaccacggcgctccacGACCTCTCCTCACAGACCGGGGCCGCGATTTCATATTGGAGGTTGTCCAGGACCTCTTGTACTCCTGTGCTTTAAAACACAAGTTGACAACGGCGCACCACCGTCAGACCAACAgcctcacagagcgtcttaatAGAACTATCAAAGACATGCTTTCTTATGTTTCCACCGACCATCATAATTGGGACACCGCTCTGCCCTTCgtaacatttgcctataattcctcccgacatgactctgctagtttttctccgttttacctcttgtacggaagaaatcccacgctgccatttgacaccCTCTTTCCCGCTGTTCTCGACTCGTCATCAGATTACGCCCGTGACGTCATCTTCAGAGCTGtagaggcacgccagattgcacgcctgcgccttaccgcttcgcaggaCAAGCAACGACACTTCTATGATGCCCGCCACCGCGATGCCCTCTTCAACCCTGGTGATAcagtccttctttggacaccgtcaTGTCGTATTGGCCATTGCAAAAAGTTGATTTCGCCTTTCTCTGGCCTGTACTGGGTCTTGtgccaagtgaccgacgtcacatGTGAAATCACGCCCCTCGATTCCACCATGTCTCGACCTTCCACCGATGTTGTCCACGTCACGcggatagagtgtactagaactactGAGTGGCGTGACCGAAGCCGGCATGCCTTGCATACCAGCGTCCCCTCTTTTGGAGAAAGTAGCGGTGGTGCTGGCGTTGCTCACTCTTGAAGCAAGTTGGCGCGCTCCCGCCTGTGatgggtgtgtgcgtgcgcgcgcgtgcgagcACGCACACACTCCGCACATTTGGGATTCAAAAAAGGGGGGGTGTGAAAAAAAGGGGGTGGAGCAGCATTGAAATCAATGTTATGCACCTGGGTGCAAGACTGGGTATGCTCGCACGGACCAAGGTTGCAAGGTATCGCTTTTTAAAGCTCCCAGAGATGAATAGCTACAACTTGTGTGGGAGAGAAATGCACGCAGACTTAATAAGCTCGTCGGCGCTGATTGCACTGTGTGCGAGCTTCACTTTGAGCCTCAGTTCATCGTGAAAGACTACGGGCACATAACGGAACAGAAGTTCGAGTGCCAAGAATGAAACCAATTCTTTGACCTGATGCGGTGCTGACTATTTTGCTGAATGTACCTTCATATCTAACCAATAAAGCACCGGCACCGAGGTCACTTACGAAACGGCATCAGTTCGCGTCTGATAATGGCAGcgagatttgttgcatttaagagagaatgCTGATTTAA
The DNA window shown above is from Dermacentor silvarum isolate Dsil-2018 chromosome 1, BIME_Dsil_1.4, whole genome shotgun sequence and carries:
- the LOC119437109 gene encoding THAP domain-containing protein 2, which produces MGGSWCCVEGCTNRSTKTNGVCYHRFPSESALRKKWLCAVRRVVWSPDKNACVCSDHFTPDCYRDSVYLMEAFGLAKANHGRRLKEDAVPTLFVHTKRSHPPLPRWRAVKRRRAQLDGSVQCSKCGPSCKATTSLRGSDEQTASCASATAEHKCDFAGKTHHIGHRTRAAQTCPKNPSVGIQASPVFIKDSSVQTDATVL